The window cttccaatatttttttagcATACCTCCTTTGACTAAGAACAATTCCATTCTCATGTTGGATAACCTCAATCCCAAGATAGTAAGAGTACCTCCATCAAAGAATCTTAAACAAAGTTGCTTAacacatattttcttattaattttgataaaagttAGATTAAGAACTTCTTAAGAAGCTGTGAATTTTTATTGGTCCATTGAGAGTTGCTAAAAAGTTAGATTAAGAACTttgtcttattcttcttctccctaAACCTCATGAAAGGATACAAAGTGAAACACAAATCAGTCAAACAtgttaaattaaactaaaactcatacataaaaacataaaaacaaaactgaagcACTTAAATTCATTCATAACAAAGAAACATTAACCGATTGTGATTATATATGAAACCAAACAAGTTAAACTcattacataaacataaacagaaACAACATACAAGCAGACATACAAATTCAAACATAAGTGTTTAACTGTGACAACATCCAACAATGGAATGCATGAGTCAAGAATATAAATCTGCAATTCCCAgtcatttcatatatatatgagaatgtACCTCAGTTTGAACGGTTTTTTTACAAGCACAAGGGTAAGGAAGACAGGGACCATAGCAGCGTACAAATGTTTCAGAGAATGGCCACTAATAATATGATGAGTCCAGCTATATATAGGCTTATCAGCAGCTTCTTCCACCTTGGCTAAGAGGTAAAATCCTGAAATTTCAGCCAATTGAATCTAGAATAAGAACCAGAGGTAAGAAAGCTATAACTGCAAAAGCAAACTGAAGATATATATCAACATAAACCCTTAGCACTAACCTGCAACCCAAAGCCAATATGTAGAATGTGTATACATTGGAGGTAATAGAATAAACATCAAGGGAATGGCAAGCATATGGTTTAAGGTCATCGAAAAACCTTCCGCTAACTTGGATTGTTTGCTTAGTATCTTCCCCAATGCCATGTATGGTCTCCCATCCTCCGGCCAGTAAGCTATGCACTTAAAACCCAACAACACAAGATTAGATTCAGTAGACGTCTACTCCCTACATTAACCTCTCAAAACTATGCAAAGAGTCACTGAATTAACTAGAATTGCATGATAAAGCGATGTTACCTTCTCCAGTATCTTCTCAGCGTCTTTGTATCTGAAATTCCTAGCCAGAACCTTTGCTCTGTACAAAGATAAGTCCAAATTCACCATAAGTGGCTTCTCCTGAGCCCTAGCAGCAGCAGCGGCTGAAGATGAAAACGACAAGATATCACACAGTAGCCCATGGTCAGGAATGTCAATCAAGCGATGTTCCTGATCTCATCCAAGTGCTTCAACTCAGGGGATAGCCACCACCATACTGAAACAATCTCAATAGATCAGAGAACTGACCATGATTATCTCATGTTAAAACATGAAATCGAAACCATTATAGAAGTACTACTCTCACCAGAAACTCAATCCCCACAAAAGCAGCAGATTCATACGCATTTTTACAAAACTAATCAAGCTCTAATTATCAAAGAAACACGAGTTTGACCAATCATCATAGTAAAAATCCCTCTAAATAATTTCAACAGCTCTAATTAGCTAATCAACATCGAAATCCGTTCTAATAATCAAACGTAATCTCAGcaaatcaaagaacaaaattgtaAGGACTTGTGGTTCAGAACTCTGTTTCCGATCAACATGATTTAGAATCGTCTTGATGAAcgataaagagagagagcgacACAAACGAGAGCACGCATATAAGATATAAAGCAGAACCGAAGATGATAGAAGAATTTCTCCGATGAGAGCAGAACCGAAGATGATATAAAGCAGTTTGCGATTCGATTTCTCCGAATTCTTCTTAAAGTAAGTAAACTGCTTTATATCTTATATGCGTGAAATCAGAGAAATCGAAGATGAGAGCAGAACCGaagatgatagaagaagaaTTCGGAGAAATCGAATCGCAAACtgatagagagagagcgacAAAAAcgagacaaataaaaaaaaatcatttttctccTCAACCAATCAGCTGTCGACACAACCTCGATCCTTAGTGATCCTTAAACATCTAACATAAGGATCGATCACTAGAtaaatttgctttttttattaatgtgatttattttttaacctaAGCAACTCTTAAGATATAGCTAATAACCTTTGATGGAGATACTCTAAGTCAGCAGACCAAGatcactcatttcaaatttagcAGTCATCTCCTCCTTAAATTTGTAAATGATTGACTTGTCTGAACCTGTGACAAATAGATCATCTACATAAACTGTAATCACCAAAGTGGAGTCTCGTTCTGTCTTCCGATACACAGTTGGCTCCTTCGAACATTTTTTAAACTGCAGCTCCTCAAGAATCTGGTTTAGTTTGTTGTTCCAAGCCCTTGGAGCTTGTCGCAAACCATAAAACGCCTTATTCAACTTATAAACCTTGTCTTCACATCCTTTGATTTCAAAACCCTCAGGTTGAGTGACATAAACCATCTCCTTGAGTTCTCCGTGGAGAAAAGCTGTTTTAACATCTAAATGATGTATCTCCCACCCATTTGTTGCTGCAATACTGATGAGAAGTCTTCTAGTTTCGATGCGTGCAACATGAGCAAAGACTTCCTCGAAATCGATTCCGTATTGTTGCACATATCCCTTAGCAATAAGTTGAGCTTTGTACTTGTTGATGCTGCCATCGGAGTTTCACTTCAGTTTGAATACCCATTTGAGTCCAATTGGCTTTATACCAAGAGCTAAGTCAACCAAGTCCCAAGTATTCATTTTCTCGATTGACTTAATCTCATCGTTGCAAGCATTGAGCCACTTCTCTGATCCTCTTGCTTCAAAGAAACTCCTTGGTTCATTGTTAAGACAAAGTAGAagtgtttctccttcttctttggcAAGTAAGACATAGTCTCTGAGATAACTCGGTGTAGTACTCTGTCTTTGACTTCTTCTTAGCACTGGTTGATTTGTCTCTACTGTATGGACTCCTTCTCTGTTTTCAGCAGTCTCGAGTTCTGTTATTTTTGGTGTGTGACCATTGTTCTCAGTTTCGTCTCTCTCATTATCACCATCAGCCTTATCACAAATCTCCGGATTATTACTCACAACCTCTTACACCGATACCACGATTCCCAAACTCACCTAgagaaatattgaaacttccATTACCATCTTGCTCtgcattgttttgtttccagtTCCAACCTTTACTctcatcaaaaatcacatcccTACTCACAATAATTTTTCTTGTCTGTGGATCATAGAGTCTATATGCTTTAGAACCTGGTTCTATCCCCAGATGAACTAACATCCTCGATCgatcatctaattttttttagcaaGTGTTGATCAACTTTTGCGTAACTGATGCAGCCAAAGATTCGTAGATGATCAATGCGGGGTTTCTGTTTCTTATAAACTTCATATGGGGTCTTGTCTGTTAATGCTCTTGTAGCTATCCTGTTTAGCATATATGTGGAGTGTCTCACTGCTTCTCCCCACAGATAGTTTGGAACTCTCATATGCTTCAATATACTTCTTGTCATTTCCAtcattgttctgtttcttcgtTCTACAACACCATTATGCTATGGTGTATATGGACCAGTAAGAAGTCTCTGGATCCCAGCATTCTCGCAATACTCATTAAACTCTTGTGAGACAAACTCACCTCCTCTATCTGTTCTAAACGTCTTGATTCAAGTTCCTGATTCTATCTCGACACGGTTCCTAAAGGTTTTAAACTTTTCGAATGCAAAGCTCT is drawn from Camelina sativa cultivar DH55 chromosome 1, Cs, whole genome shotgun sequence and contains these coding sequences:
- the LOC104785821 gene encoding uncharacterized protein LOC104785821; the encoded protein is MVNLDLSLYRAKVLARNFRYKDAEKILEKCIAYWPEDGRPYMALGKILSKQSKLAEGFSMTLNHMLAIPLMFILLPPMYTHSTYWLWVAGFYLLAKVEEAADKPIYSWTHHIISGHSLKHLYAAMVPVFLTLVLVKKPFKLRYILIYI